The Thunnus thynnus chromosome 13, fThuThy2.1, whole genome shotgun sequence genome segment TCCAGCTCATTGGATTATGATGTTTATATGAGACATCTTGAACACTATTTGAGAAtcataaatatacagtttacagTATTTCATGTGGACATACTGTGGTGAGGATATAATGGCATGAAGTCATGACACTGCTGTATTTATACACCAGGTGCATTCATGGGATCCTTCATTAAATCAAGTGTATTCAGTGTTGTTGCTCATGAACCAACACATGTCTTTGAGCTGTGAAAGTACTTCATTATAACCTAAATGTGTCTGATTTTTCTTAAAGTAGGTCAGGAGGACATTTATTGTACGCTGTGCTGGACATAAAAGAAATTGCaaaaaatgggggaaaaaaagtcttCAACACTAGAggaacaaatgtgtttttatgatatATGGTGAATGAATTCAGATAAATGAAGCTCTagtgaaagttcagtcaggaagactatcttttgcaTGCATAGGCCTGTAGttatatttctcattttatCCTGCCATTCACATCTTTCACGCATGCTCACTCATAATTTCCCATGCTGTCATTGTCTGGGGTTGTCAATTGAGctatcagctgttcacatcagctgttcacatctgTCCAATAGCACAGCTACACACCACCGTTGTTAGCCTATCATCTTGCTGctgtcttttaaaatatgtttctctctctctctgcctttagtGCATTCATGCTGCTGTTATTCACGCTCCTCTACCTCCCCATCACCACCTAGTCTTCAGAGATTTATCAGTTTCGCCTCTTCATCAGCCTCATCAGAAGTCATcagaagtcatcagccaccaccaccagtgtctggactccatgggaGGATTTATTATGCAGCTGTTCAGGGCTGATGCCCCTCAATTAAAAATCTCCTTGTGCCAAAGACTTTCAAGACTTAATTACCACTACATCATCTGTTATAATAAACAATTATCTTTATGTCATTCACTGcatctctcctgattgaaatacaGAAGTTGGCGATGAAAGGtactttaatttaaataaaatcagaaaatttTGGGTTTATCAGCAAAACTAAAGCATGACACAAAACTTTCTGGTGTTATGGATGGATGAAATGCCGCTATACGTTCCGTTACATCTCACCTGTTAAGCTTCTGTAATTATAACAAAGACCACCTCAAATagcagtttgtgtgtatgaacGCAGCTGTCGTTACTCAGCATTGAGAGAAGAGTAAGGTTGTTATTTGGGACCTGTCTCTGGGCGTGTCCACAGCACCTACAGTACACTATCAGTTCGGCGTTCCCGTGGTTTTCCTCGTCTCCTACCGCGatacaaatgaaatgaatcaaCACGAAACTGAAGCAACACAGACGCCACAATCTCAAACCGTTGATCTTGATTATTTTACTGCCGTCATAATTTAATTCCGGTCTCAAATAAGCTCTTAATCATCTGGATGTTTATGgcttaaagcaaacaaaactgtAACTACATTAGACATTGAAGTAACCTCTTAATCATAAAcattcaacagaaaaaagaagtaGAAACAAGGCCCTTTAATATAGTAACATTTACAGTAGGATGAATGCAATGTGGGGGGGTATATTTTGAACACAGAAgcataaaaaagtaattaatttcACATTTAACACCGACTTTGAAAGAAGAATGCCATCTTAGTTGAAACCTACATGCAAAGGCCCCCCTCGTATGtgatacaaaaaacaataaatatgatCATCTGGGGTAAGACTACCTTGGCAAGTTGTTTTCTGGGTATACAGTgacaaatatttaacattttgagcTCCTTTCCAAATGACTTACACTCGTAAATGTACATAGAATAGTTACATGGAGACCATTATAATAGTATACATAGAAAAATGGACACGAGACCTACAGTATAGCTCAGAAGGCTGAGAAGATTAATGCTCTGCTGTTTACCCTGATGCATCAGTCGTGTCACATCGGATCATTCAGGAACAACATGAGGAAGAAATTTAATaagattatatatatttacattgtaTGTTAGCATACTCATGTTTTTAAAgcacattactttttttttttttcttttttcttttctttaaatggCATTGTTGCACATGAACTTTTCCACAAATGTTAACCCTTATTAAACCGGATAAAATGGCTAAAACTACATTCTTATTTACAGAAACAGACAGGGTGGGAAAGGGATCATTGCTGCCAGCAGAAGAACAGATATGCACATGCAAGCACCGAAGTCTGTCCGCTAGTAATTGCTAGTAACTGGCTGGTAACAACGACACaagtccagaaaaaaaaaaggctttctAGACAAACAGTAGCAGCTTGAacgaaaataaaaatggaatgCTAAGATGTGGTCCAGAAGATAGAGACGATAATACGACTAAGGAGATACTAAAACTGGATTTAAGCTGCTGATCTGGGTGCATGTTGATGTCATCTGACTCTGTTTCGGTGAACAAATAAGTGCGTGTACTGATTCGAAAGTTGCTGACTGATGACTTCAGCTTGACAAGACGACATCTTCGCTGTGTAActgaaaagaagaggagagagagagagagagagagagagagagagagagagagagagagaggacaggacaGAAGCGAGGATCTGCTGACTGAAGCGTAAAAACTGGTTCATGCTTCATGAAGACACACATGACAGCGTAAATGTACTCAGAAATGATATTTTAGCGTTTTGGTTCTTCATTAGTATTGTAAGAGATCCTTCTATGTAAATGCATCCACTTGAGTGTGACAATCACtggaaaaaacaatcaaatcaacTTAATTGATTAGGTTAAGAAACCAGGTGACTATAAGTAAACTgacaaattcttttttttttttttttaatgactgcCTATCGTGTAGCACTGTTAACACCTCCAAACAGGATTAGCAGACAATATAAGACCCGTAACACACGGACGAATACTGAGGTAGAGTTGGGAGATTTAtcaatataataacaatatcaTGATAGGAGCCGGGTATTGTCAGgttattattgtcatattttaaaCTTTCCTGGTCTTAGGGAGCATTAAAGGGCAGGTACATTATTCTATAGCTTCACATTAGTGTTGCATATGTATTCAAATCAGAAAATTCTAACGTTGGTTGAAATACGTATGCTTTAGTGTAAAAATGCTATTTTCTCAAGCCCTTCTAAAAAGTTTTCCCCCCATGTGACCTGACGTAGGTTTCTGTGCTATGACGTTACATATAAACCGATATGCCCACCTGATCAGCAGCGACAGCACATCACGGCAGAATCCGATGTGACTCGCGGGTGTTATTCGTCCCGAAGCTCAGGCTCTGCTCCCTCCTACCTACCTactctccagctgtctgtccctccATTTGTAaacatctcacacactcagatTCAGCGCTGTAACATCGCTTGTAGTATATCTGGACAATTTTTAATGCTCTAACTTACAGCGAACTATGTgtatggtggtggtggtggtggtggtgggtggggcCTCAGCGCTCTAAGCCACGTCACTGCTTTTTGCTAACGGCTGGGTGGGcgtttccatttgaaaaaccaggaaaagaacGCAGGTGGAGTCGCCCTTTAAAGTGAAAGTGATccaattttttgttttgtatgtctgcctgcctgcacAGGAAGCATGAACCAGCCCTAAATGGATCCATTTCTATCAATCTGAGCAGCTTAGTGTTGGCAAAAAGCACGTCTAATTAGTAACAATTCAAAACATGTCTAATGTGTGCAACTTAAAGAGAATCGTGACCCGAATCGTAACACTTTGTCCCGACTAAAAATCCAGAAGGGAATTACCTTgaatggcagcagcagcagcgcctCAGTTGATGAATAAGAGTGCTCAAAGcacttgtacatttttttaaagtgtgttcATTTCTGCCATGAATTTCCCAAATTATTGCCGGGAAGCTGATGAACTAGAAACATCCTGTGCCAAGAACAACCTGTgcgctactgctgctgcttgatGAAGGTCCGGATAAGAAAATAGTCGCCGTTGAAGaatgtacagtgtgtattttaaaagttatttttacatctaaatatgtaaaacatgaaaatgccaGAACCAGACGAAAAAACTCCCCAGGCTCGGGTTATATGTAGCCGGACTCTTCACTTCAACGGCATGGAACAGAGATGATCCATCAGGTTTACTAActacacaaacatttcattttcttcaccTGTAGTATATATTTCTGGTAAGAACACCGACAGACAGTTACCCCTTTAACCATCCTTACACACAGTCCACAACTGAGCTGTCATCCTCCTCTGCCCCCCACTCCCCAAACCTCATCTGCGGGGACGGAGCCGCTGGATGAAGGTTGTTAATGTCATCCATGGCGTCTGGGTCCGTGTCATCACTGGCACCGATTCCCATGTGACCGCCTTCCTCCCGGTGCGTGCGGATGTGCTTCCGCAGTGCCGCAGGCTCCTTGAAGCTGCGGTTGCAGAAGGGGCAGCAGCACGGTCTCTCTCCGGTGTGGATGAGCTGGTGGTGTTTGAGGTGCTGCAGGCGGCTCAGGCGTTTCCCGCAGATGGCGCACACGTATGGTTTCTCCCCCGTGTGTGTGCGTCGGTGTTTGCGCAAACCGTCCAAGTGGCGGAAGCAGTTTCCGCACTCAGAACAAGAGTACGGTTTCTCACCCGTGTGTATGCGCAGGTGGGTCTTAAGGGCGCCCGACTCACGGAAACGGCGGCCACAGACCGCGCACGGGTATGGCTTCTCTCCGGTGTGGATGCGAATGTGCTTCTTCAGGCTGGAGATCAGGCGGAAGGTCTTTCCGCACTCCAAGCAGTGGTGGGGCCGATCTCCAGAGGGCTCCCCTACTGGGTCTGAGGCAGAAGGTCCTGCCGAGTCCTCCACTCGGCCTGGTGAAACGCTGTCCCCTCTCCCGGCTCCAGAAGTCCTAACCAACGATTTTTGTCCATCAAGTCCGCCCTGTTGCAAGGCACTGGTGCATTCTCGCACGGGTCTTTGGTGACGTAGAGGGTGAGTAAAGGAACGCTGGGAACCTCCGTCCCCTCCGACTTGAACGTAGCCGAGGTCACCCACGCTGTGGGACGATCCCTCTGCATCTCTATTGTCATTTCGCATCCCAGGCTCCTTCCTGCCGGACTGACCGGAGCCTGAAGCTGGTCCTTGCTCCTCTTTAATCTCAAACCTGGATGCTCCACCTGGTCCCTGAGACGACCTCTCATCTACAGACAAACCAAAACATGCAGATATGTCAACAAACACAGAGGTGAATACAGGTGTCCATTAAttcatgaattaattaattttgtccGACTCACAGTCAAAGAATAAAcagcacattttatatttaccTGGTCTGCTGGTATCGGAGCACATATGAGAGGTGTTGGATGCAAAGGAGTCCAGAGCGTGGTTAGTCACTGAGCCATCTGGTTGGATTGAAAGCTGGCACATTTTGTAATCATCTCTTGGCTCAAACCCATGAAGTGATTCATCCACAGATCCACCGAGACCCAAGTCAACACCTGCTCCGTTCACATTTCGAGGGTTCTGGTGGTCCCTGTCCAAGCCTGCAGTCATTGAAGCCATGGAAGACAGCGATGGGGcaaagactgactgactgatggtCTGAGGGCCTGTGTATGAAACCTGCAGCTGGTCTATGAGCTTCTGGGCGCTACACAGGCACTCCTGCAAAGTCTTCAACTCCCTCTCGGACACTTCAAGGCGCACTTTGAGTCTTTCATTCTCTTCTTCCTTGTGCAGCAACTCTTGCTGTGTCTCATTGAGCACCAGCACCACTTCGCCCAGGAGGGTATCGACCGCGGCGGACATGGCAGTCTGGATAGTCGGTGCGAGACGGGATTTCAGGGACGTTACCGTCACGCCTCCGTGCGAAGCTCCGTATCCAGCCTTGTCTGCTTTCCGCTCGTAACACGACTCCGGTCCGGGCCTGTCGGGGATGTTGATGATACTCTGTTTACGGTTTCCACTGTGGACTGAGCCGCTGTTCGCCGGAGATGAGTCCATGCTGCCAGTGTAGCCTGTCCTCCTGGAAGTCATGACGTTTGCAGGCTTTAATGTGATGTTtagaaagcagcagcagcaaaaaaaaaaaaaaaaaaataaaaaaaaaaaattcaagcgAAGCGGATCAATTACTTAATTTATGCAGCCAGTCAAGCGTCGCCAGTTACATCTGCACACATTAGCTGTTTAACTGGCGTCGCTGACAAAAACAATTGCAGTGAACTCTTGAGAGTCTTCGCAGGGCCTGGATCCGCTCGCTAACATTAGCCTGCAAGCTTTTAAAAACTCACGATCGATCGAGGACGTGTTCTTCCGGACGAGGTGATCCCTGCTGCAGGAAGGTGCTGATGCTCTTTTACTGCGTTGGTCAAGTCTGTAAGTTATTGCTTAAAGACTTTAATACCATGCATCCTCTGCAGCGACTCACCCATCTCCAGCTCTTACCTGCAGCACTGCACTGTTACTGTAATGTACACTGAGGCCTGTcgcacactgatgatgtcaggAGGCAGCTTGGTGAAGTGGGTTTAATTTTCCCTGGGTCTTGACTTGAAGGGAGTTTCATTGGCAACACTATAAGAACATTGCAAAGAAGCCGTTGAGTTGAGCAgcttttaaatcctgcattgagAGTAGCTTTTCTACTTTCTGTCTAAAAATGATCAGCTCAGATACACTACTATGTGTAAGAATGTAAAGATATATCCTGTATGCACATGTTCAACATTTTCATCTCCGGCAGGCACAGTTAGGTGAAATGGACAAATCCATTAATtcattcttctaataatcattgTTGTGCAATCAGTTGTCTCCAGTCTAGGtgctgttattttcttttcattaagTCAGAGATAGAAGAAGTATTCATATCCTTTAATCAAGTGAAAGAGGCTACCACACTCTAAAAATAGCCTACTCAGATGAAAAtgttactcaagtaaaagtgcATAAGTATTTTTATCTACATATTGGTCCACTATGTTTATCAAAACTAAAGGTATTGGAAAAATGGCCCTGTGAGTGCTATACTATTAAATATTAGGTTATCAATACTGATGAATTGATGTAGAAGTAGCTCATGTGTATGAAGCTCATTTAAACTCTGTATATAGGCCTACTGTTAGATAGTTTATACCACTGTGTCATATTTATAAGCTGATCATAGCctatatgttttgtgtgttttgtaaagTAAGTAGTGAGCTGTCAAATTaatgtagtgcagtaaaaagtacagAACTTCCCTTTGAAATGTAGACATAATGGAGTAGATGTTagtagcatgaaatggaaatactaaagtaCAAGTAGCCAACTATAAAATTGTACTCAAGTGTAGTGtttgagtaaatgcacttatAGTTCAACAACTGATTAGGCCACTTCTGTTTTGTAACCTGTAATGATTCTAGTTTTGCAGCATATTATTGTTTGTTGCATGTTTAAACTAAAATGATCACATTATCTTTCCTAAAGAGACAGGAGTTCCGTCCATGTATGAGTGTAATATGCACCATCGATCTCCAAGGGTTAATCAGCCTGCAAGTTACTACTGAGGGTGAAATGTGCCCCATTGTGCAGCTGTGCAGCAGCCATTTGAGGGGGAAAGGCTGAAGTTTGCCTTGTTAAATCTAAAATTATACATCCAGGGTTCAAATTCCAAAATACCCGCAGGTCACCGACCTCTCGGTAGGTTATACAATACGAAACTAGTGCAGGAAACAACTGTTTATCCCACAGCAGTATGCCGCGAGCTGTAAATGCAAGCTATTTTAATTTTGGAAACTGACTAAACGTATCATGAACTATCTGATGCCCCGCAGACAAGCCGCTCCCAGTGCAATAATCCATCATGAAAACTAATTAATTCCACCAACACACCCAGTTAtgacactgaaaaaagacagactCAGTCTGACTCTTCGCTTAAATAATATCACACCCATATCTAATGTTTCTATCCACTGGAGGAGTCTGTTGCTTCTTATTATATTGACTGTAGGAGGCGGTGTCGGCTGCTTTAATAATGGACATGTAATAAGTCAGAGAACTGGAATGACTCTAAACATTTTAAGACTGAGCACCTGaccttgttttatttaaatttatggGTTTGTTCATTgctttattattgtttttttcaagatgAATTGTCAGTTGGGGATGTTTTACCACTTATTTCTGTCATTACAGTATTATTGAAAATATGTGTTGCAGTGCCTCATTCCTGCGTGTATTAAACAACAAGTGAGCTGgatataaagataaaattagatttaaaaacaataaagaaactaTTTAGGTTTCTAAACTCTATATTTAACACTTGGTTTTGCCTGCTAGTAAACATC includes the following:
- the si:ch1073-224n8.1 gene encoding uncharacterized protein si:ch1073-224n8.1 isoform X2, translating into MDSSPANSGSVHSGNRKQSIINIPDRPGPESCYERKADKAGYGASHGGVTVTSLKSRLAPTIQTAMSAAVDTLLGEVVLVLNETQQELLHKEEENERLKVRLEVSERELKTLQECLCSAQKLIDQLQVSYTGPQTISQSVFAPSLSSMASMTAGLDRDHQNPRNVNGAGVDLGLGGSVDESLHGFEPRDDYKMCQLSIQPDGSVTNHALDSFASNTSHMCSDTSRPDERSSQGPGGASRFEIKEEQGPASGSGQSGRKEPGMRNDNRDAEGSSHSVGDLGYVQVGGDGGSQRSFTHPLRHQRPVRECTSALQQGGLDGQKSLVRTSGAGRGDSVSPGRVEDSAGPSASDPVGEPSGDRPHHCLECGKTFRLISSLKKHIRIHTGEKPYPCAVCGRRFRESGALKTHLRIHTGEKPYSCSECGNCFRHLDGLRKHRRTHTGEKPYVCAICGKRLSRLQHLKHHQLIHTGERPCCCPFCNRSFKEPAALRKHIRTHREEGGHMGIGASDDTDPDAMDDINNLHPAAPSPQMRFGEWGAEEDDSSVVDCV
- the si:ch1073-224n8.1 gene encoding uncharacterized protein si:ch1073-224n8.1 isoform X1, whose protein sequence is MTSRRTGYTGSMDSSPANSGSVHSGNRKQSIINIPDRPGPESCYERKADKAGYGASHGGVTVTSLKSRLAPTIQTAMSAAVDTLLGEVVLVLNETQQELLHKEEENERLKVRLEVSERELKTLQECLCSAQKLIDQLQVSYTGPQTISQSVFAPSLSSMASMTAGLDRDHQNPRNVNGAGVDLGLGGSVDESLHGFEPRDDYKMCQLSIQPDGSVTNHALDSFASNTSHMCSDTSRPDERSSQGPGGASRFEIKEEQGPASGSGQSGRKEPGMRNDNRDAEGSSHSVGDLGYVQVGGDGGSQRSFTHPLRHQRPVRECTSALQQGGLDGQKSLVRTSGAGRGDSVSPGRVEDSAGPSASDPVGEPSGDRPHHCLECGKTFRLISSLKKHIRIHTGEKPYPCAVCGRRFRESGALKTHLRIHTGEKPYSCSECGNCFRHLDGLRKHRRTHTGEKPYVCAICGKRLSRLQHLKHHQLIHTGERPCCCPFCNRSFKEPAALRKHIRTHREEGGHMGIGASDDTDPDAMDDINNLHPAAPSPQMRFGEWGAEEDDSSVVDCV